GATTCAAAGACACAGAAGTCTTCAAATATATGGAGCACCACTGAGTATATGGTTGACAGATCACAACCACCAGCAGACATAGTGTCAGAACATCCAAAAGCACTGCTTATTCACTTTTTAAAATCCAAGATAAACATCAAGAGAACTTTTAATATATACCTGTCCAGAGCTCCCTCAGATCCACTCCTGTTAGGCTTTTACGATGTGCGACATTCAATCCCCAAATCTTAATCTGCATGGAACTTTTGATTGCACTCTGCAGTTTGTCCTTTAGGCGTCTGCTAACAGCTATATATTATCTGTTGCTGATTTTATCAATTATTAAGTCGTGGAGCTTACTGACTTTTACTGCCGGTGCTTCATTATCATAGCAATAGAAATTTTGTTCTGAAAATTTCTACTCCGATAATTCCTTTAATGCTCTTGTTGTTTTTACTTGACTGGTAGGCACACATATGATGTCAAGATCAGCAAGAATTTCAAGGCTCACTAGACAAATTACTCAACTTAGAGTGGACAGAAATTTCATCCTCACTTGCAGTTACAATACAGATGTGCGACATTCAATCCCCAATCAAAGTGATGCAAAGACACTAGGGTTCTCCGGGAATCAATTTGACAATCAAGCACAGTCTGCCCTTGCAAAAAACTACATTGGAGGTGAATGCAAGCCCCAAGTAGGAGAAAATGTCTCAAGAAAGGACAAGATCAGCTTTCTTGTCAGTACACTTCTTGATGTAAAGGATAGTAAGGAAGCTGTATATGGTGCACTTGATGCTTGGGTTGCGTGGGAGCGGAATTTCCCCATTGGACCCCTAAAGCAGGTACTGCTCAAACTAGAGAAAGAGCAACAGTGGCATAGAATTGTTCAGGTCATTAAGTGGATGTTAAGCAAGGGTCAAGGCAACACAATGGGAACGTATGAACAGTTAATTAAAGCTCTGGATATGGATCACAGGGCAAAAGAGGCACATGAATTTTGGAATAAGAAAATTGGTTATGACCTGCATTCTGT
This sequence is a window from Nicotiana tomentosiformis chromosome 5, ASM39032v3, whole genome shotgun sequence. Protein-coding genes within it:
- the LOC104112273 gene encoding pentatricopeptide repeat-containing protein At4g21190, with product MMSRSARISRLTRQITQLRVDRNFILTCSYNTDVRHSIPNQSDAKTLGFSGNQFDNQAQSALAKNYIGGECKPQVGENVSRKDKISFLVSTLLDVKDSKEAVYGALDAWVAWERNFPIGPLKQVLLKLEKEQQWHRIVQVIKWMLSKGQGNTMGTYEQLIKALDMDHRAKEAHEFWNKKIGYDLHSVPWRLCSLMISVYYRNHMLEDLVKLFKGLEAFDRKPPDKSVVQKVADTYELLGFFDEKDRLLEKYKDLFTERRIGSPKRLRGPRSQREGKQAQES